The DNA region TATTATATGTGTCCTTAGAAAGGGGGAAGACCGGGATCCGGCAGTTCCCTCCCGAGACCTGATCCTGGATATACTCCCCCCGGGCGCCGAGCCGGTATTGCCGGGTCTGGCGGTGGACATTGGTACCACCTCGGTAGCCATGGTGCTCACGGACCTCAGGACCGGGAAACTCCTGGCAGGGGCTTCCGGCGGGAACGGACAGATCCGCTTTGGTGCGGATGTGATAAGCCGCATTATTGCCAGTACAAAGAAAGGCGGCCTGGAACGGCTGCGGCGGGCAGTGGTTGAGGAATGTATACTTCCCCTGATCCAGGGTATTTGTACCAAAGCGGGGATCCCCACTGAGGGCATCTACCGGGCGGTGGTGGCGGCCAATACCACCATGACCCACCTTTTTACCGGGGTCTACGCAGACTATCTCCGGCTGGAACCCTATGTGCCCACTTTTTTTCAAACTGCCAAGTACCGCAGCATCGACCTGGGTCTGAACCTTAACCCTGATGCCGAGGTACTGCTGGCCCCCAGTATAGGCAGCTATGTGGGTGGGGACATCACCGCCGGGGTCCTCTCTTCGGGTATTTACAAGAAAGACACTTTTTCCCTTTTCGTAGACCTGGGAACCAACGGGGAACTGGTCTTCGGTAATTCGGAGCTCCTCATGTCCTGCGCCTGTTCCGCCGGTCCTGCCTTTGAGGGCGGGGACATCAGCTGCGGTATGCGGGCCACCGACGGGGCCGTAGAAGCCTGCTCCATTGACGCGGAAACCATGGAACCTGCCCTGACCATCATCGGGCCTCCGGGCCAGAAGGCTGCGGGGCTCTGCGGTTCCGGGCTCATCGACGCCATCGGGGAGCTTTTCCGCTGTGGGATCATCAATGCCAAGGGGAAAATCATCAAGGAAGGGAAGCGGATCAGCCATGACGAATACGGCGCCGCCAGCTACATCCTGGCTTTTGGGGCGGACAGCGTTACCGGAGCCGATGTCTCCCTGAACGAGGTGGATATTGACAGCTTTATCCGGGCCAAGGGGGCGATTTTCTCCGCCATCAGGTCCATGCTGGCAATCATGGACTTTTCTGTTGACGCCATTGAGGAAGTCTACGTGGCCGGGGGCATAGGCAGCGGTATCAATGTGGAAAAGGCGATCCGTATCGGCATGTTCCCCAAGATCCCGGTGGAGAAATACCACTATATCGGCAATACCTCCCTGTCCGGAGCCTACGCCATGGTCAGCTCCGCCGGGGCCGCCGCCAAGGTGACCGAAATCAGCCAGGGCATTACCTACCTGGAACTGTCATCCCACCCGGGCTATATGGACGAATTTGTGGCGGCCTGTTTCCTGCCCCATACCAACGGAGCCCTTTTTGAGTGATGAACAGGGTCGGGCCGGGGGAACCATGGCGGCCCTTGCCGGAGGCGCCAGGACGGAGATAAAAAACCAGAAAGAGGGGGTCCCCCTGGCCCATTATCAGGGACTTTACCGTACCCGGGACCCTTTGGAGATAGGGGAGCGTTGCGGTCTTGTATATGAAAAAACCGGAGAAGGGGAGGGGGCTTTCCCTATCCGCCTCCTGGGGACCGAATATAAGGCTCTTTACCCGGAATTTGAGCTTCAGGATGACGCCGGTAAGCTTGTAACTGATCCTTATGAAAAGATCCTTCTTTTGAGGTATCTTTGCGAGGGGAAGTTCTTTGCAAGCCGGGGCAAGCAGCTTTCGTATAACGAGGTGCCCTGGGGCCAGACCTACTACCGCAACTTCGAGGGGCGCTGCCTTAAACGGCTGGCATTTACCTTTGGGAACGATTTAGAGGGTTTTCGTCAGATAGTTGAAGCGGCGCCGGGACTCCGGGCAGAAGCCCTGGACAAGGGGGATGTCGGGTACCGGTTTGAATTTATCAGCGGCCTGTTTATGAGTGTTTTGATCTGGGCAGGGGACGAGGAGTTTCCCCCCTCAGCCCAGATACTATTCGATGATAATTTTGTCTTTGCCTTTACCGCCGAAGATATGGCGGTGGTGGGGGAAGTGGTAATCAGGAGGTTCAAGGGGATGAAAAAATGAGGACTTTGAAGGCTAATTCGATAAAAAAATATCAATATTTGGAACATTTATAAATATTTACAGTTTACTTTTTTTAAATTCGCTGTTACTATAGATCCTGTTAGGGATTATTTAGTTGAGAGGAGGCTTATAGTGAGAACATTGGAGAATTTTACTACCATTGAACAAATGGAAACCGTAACCGCCAAGTTGAAGGAAATGGCAACCTTTGTGCATGCCGAAACCTGGCAGGATCGGGCTAAGAACCAGACCCCCCATTGCAAATTTGGGGAAGACGGGATTTGCTGCAAAAACTGTTCCATGGGACCTTGCCGGATTACCGCCAAGGCTTCCAGGGGCGTCTGCGGCGCCGATGCCCATGCCATAGCGGGCAGAAATTACCTCCGCACCATAGCGGCTGGTACTTCCGCCCACTCGGATCATGCCCGTGAGATCCTTCACGTGCTGCACAGCGCCAGCCGTGACGGTAATTACCAGGTGCGGGATGAGCAGAAGCTTATCAAACTGGCCAAAGAATGGGGTGTTGCGGTAGATGGCCGCGATATCTATGATGTAGCCCACGAAGTCGCCGAAGTGGGGCTTGCGGAATTCGGGAAAAGCTTCGGTACCCTGCGTTTTATCAGCCGGGCCACCCCGGAGCGGCAGAAAGTATGGAAGGAACAGGACATTGAACCCCGGGCTATTGACCGGGAAATCGCCACCTCCATGCATATGACCAATATGGGAAACAGCGCCGATGCGGCAGCTTTGCTTCACCAGGGTCTGCGGACCTCCCTTTCCAACGGCTGGGGCGGCTCCATGCTGGGTACGGAAATCACCGATATCCTGTTTGGTACCCCCACGGTATGGAATACCGAAGGCAATCTGGGCGTTCTGGAGAAGGACTATGTCAATATCGTGGTCCACGGCCATGATCCGGCCTTCTCGGAAATGGTGGTAACCGCCGGAGAGCTTAAAGAGCTGATCGATTACGCCAAGAGCAAGGGCGCCAAGGGCATCAACCTGGTAGGCCTCTGCTGTACCGCCAATGAAGTGGCCATGCGCCACGGGGTCCGCATGGCGGGCAACTTCCTCCAGCAGGAAAACGTGGTCCTCACCGGTGTGGTGGAAATGATGTGCGTGGACGTACAGTGTATCTTCCCCGCTCTTTCCGTGCTGACCGAATGCTACCACACCAAATTCGTTACCAGTTCCCCCATCGCCCGGATTCCCGGCTCGATCTATATCGAATTTAAGCCCGAAACTGCCTTTGAGCAGGCTAAGGAAATCATCAAGATGGCGATTGACAACTTCCAGAACCGGGATGCGTCGAAGGTCTATATTCCTGACACCAAGCAGAAGGCTACCGTAGGTTATCCCTGCGAACAGATCATCAAGCATCTGGATGGGGTCGCCAATAGCCATGTGGACGAATTAGGCTCCTACCGGCCGGCCATTGATGCCATTAAAGCCGGTGTTCTCCGGGGCGCAGTAGCCATTGTGGGTTGCAATAACCCCCGGGTACGGGCCGACTATTCCCACTTTGAAATCATGAAGGAACTCCTGGCAAACGATGTGCTTATCGTAGCCACAGGATGCGCCGCCCAGTTGGCAACCAAGGCAGGACTGCTCCAGAAGGAAGCTAAGTACCTCTGCGGCGCCGGTCTCCGCCGGGTCTGTGAACTGGTCGACATTCCGCCGATCCTCCACATGGGCGCCTGCGTCGATATCAGCCGCATGATGCTCCTGGCAACGGGCATAGCCAAGGACTGGGGGGTTGATACCACCCAGATCCCCGTCGTAGGCTGTGCGCCGGAATGGATGAGCGAGAAGGCGGTATCCATCGCCAACTACGTAGTGTCCACCGGGCTTGACGTATACCTGGGCATTGAGCCCCAGGTTAAGGGAAGCTCCCAGATGATGGAACTGATTACCGAAGGTACCAGGAAGATCACCGGGGCCGGATACATCATCAACACGGATCCCCATGAACTGGTTAAATCAATACTTGACGGGCTTGAGAAAAAACGGGCTGGTTTGGGTATCTGATGAAGATTGCGATCACCGGAAAGGGAGGCGTCGGGAAGACCACTTTGGCTGCGGTATTAGCGCGGCTGTATGCTGCCGAGAATCGAACGGTTCTGGCGGTAGATGTGGATCCCGATGCCAATCTGGGCTTAGCCCTCGGGTTTACCGAGGAGGAAGTGGCGGCCATCACCCCCATCTCCA from Treponema primitia ZAS-2 includes:
- the acsV gene encoding corrinoid activation/regeneration protein AcsV yields the protein MGNKEYRITFAIEGGETLSALAPEGETLLETARKAGIDIDAPCSGNGTCGKCRVRLAEGAAEGAVPRQISPEDYAAGWRLACGIKVISDLTLEVPPSAGAFKNRMKVTDLSEGRERAAFEALGKDMDEMGFRGDSGLETIALSLAPPAMDDAMADRERLLAKYAETSGREAELSIFALRKLPQTLRESDFSIICVLRKGEDRDPAVPSRDLILDILPPGAEPVLPGLAVDIGTTSVAMVLTDLRTGKLLAGASGGNGQIRFGADVISRIIASTKKGGLERLRRAVVEECILPLIQGICTKAGIPTEGIYRAVVAANTTMTHLFTGVYADYLRLEPYVPTFFQTAKYRSIDLGLNLNPDAEVLLAPSIGSYVGGDITAGVLSSGIYKKDTFSLFVDLGTNGELVFGNSELLMSCACSAGPAFEGGDISCGMRATDGAVEACSIDAETMEPALTIIGPPGQKAAGLCGSGLIDAIGELFRCGIINAKGKIIKEGKRISHDEYGAASYILAFGADSVTGADVSLNEVDIDSFIRAKGAIFSAIRSMLAIMDFSVDAIEEVYVAGGIGSGINVEKAIRIGMFPKIPVEKYHYIGNTSLSGAYAMVSSAGAAAKVTEISQGITYLELSSHPGYMDEFVAACFLPHTNGALFE
- a CDS encoding DUF3786 domain-containing protein yields the protein MSDEQGRAGGTMAALAGGARTEIKNQKEGVPLAHYQGLYRTRDPLEIGERCGLVYEKTGEGEGAFPIRLLGTEYKALYPEFELQDDAGKLVTDPYEKILLLRYLCEGKFFASRGKQLSYNEVPWGQTYYRNFEGRCLKRLAFTFGNDLEGFRQIVEAAPGLRAEALDKGDVGYRFEFISGLFMSVLIWAGDEEFPPSAQILFDDNFVFAFTAEDMAVVGEVVIRRFKGMKK
- the cooS gene encoding anaerobic carbon-monoxide dehydrogenase catalytic subunit; translated protein: MRTLENFTTIEQMETVTAKLKEMATFVHAETWQDRAKNQTPHCKFGEDGICCKNCSMGPCRITAKASRGVCGADAHAIAGRNYLRTIAAGTSAHSDHAREILHVLHSASRDGNYQVRDEQKLIKLAKEWGVAVDGRDIYDVAHEVAEVGLAEFGKSFGTLRFISRATPERQKVWKEQDIEPRAIDREIATSMHMTNMGNSADAAALLHQGLRTSLSNGWGGSMLGTEITDILFGTPTVWNTEGNLGVLEKDYVNIVVHGHDPAFSEMVVTAGELKELIDYAKSKGAKGINLVGLCCTANEVAMRHGVRMAGNFLQQENVVLTGVVEMMCVDVQCIFPALSVLTECYHTKFVTSSPIARIPGSIYIEFKPETAFEQAKEIIKMAIDNFQNRDASKVYIPDTKQKATVGYPCEQIIKHLDGVANSHVDELGSYRPAIDAIKAGVLRGAVAIVGCNNPRVRADYSHFEIMKELLANDVLIVATGCAAQLATKAGLLQKEAKYLCGAGLRRVCELVDIPPILHMGACVDISRMMLLATGIAKDWGVDTTQIPVVGCAPEWMSEKAVSIANYVVSTGLDVYLGIEPQVKGSSQMMELITEGTRKITGAGYIINTDPHELVKSILDGLEKKRAGLGI